A single genomic interval of Mucilaginibacter robiniae harbors:
- the fmt gene encoding methionyl-tRNA formyltransferase, with product MRIVFMGTPDFAVASLEALLEAGCQIVGVVTAPDKPAGRGQKLKESAVKQYAVAQGLKVLQPEKLKNSEFLEELKSLQADLQVVVAFRMLPEAVWNMPAKGTINLHASLLPQYRGAAPINWAIINGEPESGVSTFFLKHEIDTGDLLFVEKVGIDPDVTAGEYHDRLMIKGAGLLVKTVKAIESGRYTEQPQEQLGDGQELKHAPKIFKEDCLIDWNQPVSKVYNRIRGLSPSPAAYTDLNDKTFKIYKAAKEQAQPTEHPGSYATDHKTYLKFACRDGYISVTDVQMEGKKRMGIEEFLRGVKL from the coding sequence ATGAGAATTGTATTTATGGGCACGCCCGACTTTGCAGTAGCTTCGCTGGAAGCTTTACTGGAAGCTGGCTGCCAAATTGTGGGCGTAGTAACCGCACCCGACAAGCCAGCCGGCCGCGGCCAAAAGCTAAAAGAATCGGCAGTAAAGCAGTATGCTGTTGCACAAGGGCTAAAAGTACTGCAACCTGAAAAATTAAAAAATTCTGAGTTTTTAGAAGAACTAAAAAGCTTGCAAGCCGATTTGCAAGTAGTTGTAGCCTTCCGTATGCTACCCGAAGCAGTATGGAATATGCCAGCTAAGGGCACTATAAATCTGCATGCTTCACTTTTGCCACAATATCGAGGCGCGGCTCCTATCAATTGGGCCATTATTAACGGCGAACCGGAAAGCGGTGTCAGTACTTTCTTTTTAAAGCATGAAATTGATACTGGCGATTTGCTGTTTGTAGAAAAGGTAGGTATTGACCCTGATGTAACGGCCGGTGAGTACCACGATCGCCTGATGATTAAAGGTGCCGGTCTGCTGGTAAAAACCGTTAAAGCCATTGAAAGCGGCCGTTATACCGAGCAGCCGCAAGAACAACTAGGCGACGGACAAGAACTAAAGCATGCCCCCAAGATCTTTAAAGAAGATTGCCTGATAGATTGGAACCAACCTGTAAGCAAGGTTTATAACCGCATACGTGGTTTAAGTCCTAGCCCAGCTGCTTATACTGACTTAAACGATAAGACCTTTAAAATTTATAAAGCCGCTAAAGAGCAGGCTCAGCCTACCGAGCATCCAGGCAGCTATGCAACAGATCATAAAACTTATTTGAAGTTCGCTTGTCGTGATGGTTATATTAGCGTTACTGATGTACAAATGGAAGGAAAAAAACGTATGGGAATTGAGGAATTTTTACGTGGCGTAAAGTTGTAA
- a CDS encoding outer membrane beta-barrel protein, translated as MKKVLTLIAWLISMAELRAQNLEVAVQAGGNLSHYSGTNAEAYNSLGTKSRVGYQAGLQLQQNFKSGWLIGLYAGYEALKNSSHYSPIYFDNPLYYATVPTASGTSPVDYMIPDHVQTIFTNKFLNINPYLGYRFIMKDISIDVMPGLELGIRLSSTGKTEYSYSGSTGTADDPYNSAVQGSDLRLRGGLAVHIQRWSITGGYAYGLIKYLKTADEGSHSHIARLGLAYRLF; from the coding sequence ATGAAAAAGGTTTTAACACTCATTGCATGGCTGATTAGCATGGCTGAGTTACGGGCACAAAATCTGGAAGTAGCTGTTCAGGCTGGGGGTAACTTGTCGCACTATTCAGGCACCAATGCTGAAGCTTATAACAGTTTGGGAACCAAAAGCCGGGTTGGCTATCAAGCCGGATTACAGCTACAGCAGAATTTTAAATCAGGATGGCTAATTGGTCTGTATGCCGGGTACGAAGCACTAAAAAATTCATCACATTATAGTCCTATTTACTTTGATAACCCTCTTTATTACGCAACAGTTCCAACAGCTTCCGGCACCTCCCCGGTTGATTATATGATTCCGGATCATGTTCAAACTATTTTTACCAATAAATTTTTAAACATCAATCCTTACTTGGGTTACCGTTTTATCATGAAAGACATTAGCATTGATGTAATGCCAGGCTTAGAACTAGGAATAAGATTATCCAGCACTGGCAAAACAGAGTATTCTTACTCTGGCTCAACCGGTACGGCTGATGACCCTTACAACTCAGCTGTACAAGGCTCAGACTTAAGGCTACGGGGCGGATTAGCAGTACACATTCAACGATGGAGTATTACAGGCGGCTATGCTTATGGGCTGATTAAATATTTAAAAACAGCAGATGAAGGCTCCCATAGCCATATTGCTAGATTAGGGCTGGCTTATCGCTTGTTTTAA
- a CDS encoding aminotransferase class IV has product MMPSFVNINGKLIPADAPQITVANRAFKYGDGLFESMRLVNGQLKFANLHASRLQQGMKTLKIEGYSLMDTWFLKEKAEELAVWNKAKNGRIRLTVYREGDGLYTPTDNKAGWVLELQPDEISGYQLNNKGLLMNVFTELQKPVNYLSNLKTCNSLLYVMAGLYKSQHRLDDVFLLNEHNFLCEGISSNVFVWYRDHLYTPALSEGCVDGIMRQVIINIALELDIPVTEAQMSPDILNEADEVFLTNATRGIQWVIGYGVKRYFNSLSKNLIDELNK; this is encoded by the coding sequence ATGATGCCTTCTTTTGTTAATATTAATGGTAAGTTGATCCCGGCGGATGCTCCGCAAATAACAGTAGCTAACCGAGCCTTTAAATATGGGGATGGTTTGTTTGAAAGCATGCGCCTGGTTAATGGGCAGCTTAAATTTGCTAATCTGCATGCCAGCCGGCTTCAACAAGGTATGAAAACCTTGAAAATAGAGGGGTACTCCCTGATGGATACCTGGTTTTTAAAAGAAAAAGCCGAAGAGTTAGCTGTATGGAACAAGGCTAAAAATGGTCGAATCCGTCTTACCGTTTACCGTGAAGGTGACGGACTTTATACTCCCACCGATAACAAAGCCGGCTGGGTGTTGGAGCTACAACCAGATGAGATAAGCGGTTACCAGCTGAATAACAAAGGCTTACTGATGAATGTATTTACCGAGTTGCAAAAGCCGGTAAACTATTTATCTAACCTGAAAACCTGTAACTCGTTGTTGTATGTAATGGCGGGTTTGTATAAAAGCCAGCATCGGCTGGACGATGTCTTTTTATTGAATGAGCATAATTTTTTATGCGAAGGCATTAGCTCCAATGTATTTGTGTGGTATCGTGATCATTTATACACCCCGGCTTTGAGTGAGGGGTGTGTAGATGGTATTATGCGGCAGGTAATCATCAATATTGCGCTTGAATTGGATATACCAGTAACTGAAGCACAAATGAGCCCTGATATTTTGAATGAAGCGGATGAGGTATTTTTAACCAACGCTACCCGCGGCATACAATGGGTAATTGGCTATGGTGTAAAACGTTATTTTAATAGCTTAAGTAAGAACTTAATTGACGAGCTCAACAAGTAA
- a CDS encoding 1-aminocyclopropane-1-carboxylate deaminase/D-cysteine desulfhydrase, with protein METLIDLEIFSPVHPWQHPVFAAQGLNVFIKRDDLIHPLISGNKWRKLKYVLQHARAQRKNHLVTFGGAYSNHLLATAAAAARFGFKATGIVRGEAVSNDTLFLCRLHGMNLIFVDRDSYRNKLKLFQEHFWHDEQAYFIDEGGASPLAIQGCSELVAELPQTYHHLFCACGTGTTAAGIITGLQQHHLPTHMHAVPVLKNGDFMRQEINAYLTTPADYTLHTDSHFGGYAKTTPELLQFIQQFTASTGILIEPIYTGKMLYALLQLAQQQYFAAGSQILAIHSGGIWGLLGMKDKFTLNS; from the coding sequence TTGGAAACGCTTATAGATTTAGAAATATTCAGCCCTGTGCACCCTTGGCAGCACCCGGTGTTTGCAGCACAGGGGCTGAATGTTTTTATTAAGCGTGATGATTTGATACACCCGCTTATATCGGGTAATAAATGGCGCAAGCTGAAATACGTATTGCAGCATGCACGTGCACAACGCAAGAACCATCTGGTTACTTTTGGCGGCGCTTACTCCAACCACTTACTGGCTACTGCTGCAGCAGCAGCCCGCTTTGGCTTCAAAGCCACCGGCATAGTACGGGGTGAAGCAGTAAGTAACGACACACTTTTTTTATGCCGCCTACATGGCATGAACCTGATTTTTGTAGATCGAGACAGTTACCGCAACAAACTTAAATTGTTTCAGGAGCATTTTTGGCATGACGAACAGGCCTACTTTATTGACGAAGGTGGAGCTTCCCCCTTAGCTATTCAAGGCTGTAGCGAACTAGTTGCCGAACTCCCGCAAACTTACCACCATCTATTTTGTGCTTGTGGTACCGGAACTACTGCAGCAGGCATCATTACTGGGTTGCAACAGCACCACCTACCTACTCATATGCATGCAGTACCTGTTTTAAAGAATGGCGACTTTATGCGGCAGGAAATCAATGCTTATTTAACTACACCGGCTGATTATACTTTGCATACTGATTCCCATTTTGGCGGCTATGCCAAAACTACGCCCGAACTGTTACAATTTATACAACAGTTTACCGCCTCAACCGGTATTTTGATTGAACCTATTTATACCGGCAAAATGCTTTATGCTTTACTCCAACTGGCGCAACAGCAATACTTTGCTGCTGGCAGTCAAATATTAGCCATACATAGCGGTGGTATATGGGGATTATTAGGTATGAAGGATAAATTTACATTAAATTCTTAA
- a CDS encoding RluA family pseudouridine synthase — protein MSTENAFQEADEQDLYEHLRIIVDKGQSLLRIDKFLMHRIENASRNRIQNAIDLGNVLVNDKPVKPSYKVKPQDVISVVLPHPPRDTEVYPENIPLNITYEDDDVLIVNKPAGLVVHPGYNNYTGTLVNGLVYHFQKLPTLPGNDGRPGLVHRIDKDTSGLLLISKNERAMTWLARQFFEHTIARKYLALAWGDLEQDGIISGYIGRSVADRRVMSVYDDPEKGKWSVTHYKVLERFGYVTLIECQLETGRTHQIRAHMKHIGHPLFSDATYGGDRIVKGTTFSKYKQFIENCFELMPRQALHAQSLGFVHPTTRKFIYFEAPLPADFEAVLQKWRKYIVNTVEQND, from the coding sequence ATGAGTACCGAAAACGCCTTTCAGGAAGCTGATGAACAGGATTTATACGAGCATCTGCGCATAATAGTTGACAAAGGCCAGTCATTATTACGAATTGATAAATTTTTAATGCACCGCATTGAAAATGCATCGCGCAATCGCATCCAAAATGCAATTGACTTGGGCAATGTGCTAGTGAATGATAAACCAGTAAAGCCCAGCTATAAGGTAAAGCCACAAGATGTAATTTCGGTAGTATTACCACATCCTCCTCGTGATACGGAAGTATACCCGGAAAATATACCGCTGAATATTACGTATGAAGATGATGATGTGCTTATTGTAAATAAACCTGCTGGCTTGGTAGTGCATCCGGGGTATAATAATTATACAGGTACATTGGTGAATGGGTTAGTTTACCATTTTCAGAAATTACCTACTTTGCCTGGCAACGATGGCCGTCCGGGTTTGGTGCATCGCATAGATAAAGATACATCAGGCTTGCTGCTAATTAGTAAAAACGAACGAGCCATGACCTGGCTGGCGCGGCAGTTTTTTGAACATACCATTGCCCGTAAATACCTGGCTTTGGCCTGGGGCGATTTGGAGCAAGATGGTATCATTAGCGGATACATAGGCCGTAGCGTGGCCGACCGCAGAGTAATGTCGGTTTATGATGATCCGGAAAAAGGCAAATGGTCGGTTACGCATTACAAGGTACTGGAACGTTTTGGCTATGTTACGTTAATTGAGTGTCAACTGGAAACCGGGCGTACGCACCAAATCAGGGCACACATGAAGCATATTGGTCACCCATTGTTTAGTGATGCAACTTATGGAGGCGACCGGATTGTAAAGGGCACTACCTTTAGCAAGTACAAGCAATTTATAGAAAATTGCTTTGAATTAATGCCCCGTCAGGCCTTACATGCACAAAGTTTAGGCTTTGTACACCCTACTACACGTAAATTTATTTATTTTGAAGCACCTTTGCCTGCTGATTTTGAAGCCGTTTTGCAAAAATGGCGTAAATATATTGTCAACACAGTAGAGCAAAACGACTAA
- a CDS encoding DUF6588 family protein, producing MKKPLLSVMAILSFITLRATAQTSDGVSQLLRTAPGDATKLFSAYANPLFKSLGTGLNNGWTNTAKTKGLLHFELRVSVSDVFTPASDKTFDINQLGLSSSVKVASGSSSIAPTFTGSKNVTPPTLDLYSNNGIRVDRFTLPARQISSIPTPQLQLTAGLPGNTDVTIRAIPKTKISDDIGSIGMFGFGLKHDIMSDIIGNTAAQIVPFNLAVLAGYTHFSYEDPLSVQPSTGKAPDASSTGKTDFSTQRIQGHLNGFNAQVIISKKLMFFTPFAAVGYSTAKTNVGLLGNYPVTSGLTTYTVYTDPIRIKQNSINTVKLDAGFQLDLSVFKFYASGSLGEYKSVNAGIGLGF from the coding sequence ATGAAAAAACCTTTACTTTCTGTAATGGCAATACTGTCATTTATTACTTTAAGGGCTACTGCACAAACCAGTGATGGTGTTTCCCAATTATTAAGAACGGCACCAGGCGATGCCACTAAATTATTTAGTGCTTACGCGAATCCGCTATTCAAAAGCTTAGGCACAGGCCTAAATAACGGATGGACCAACACCGCTAAAACCAAAGGTTTACTACACTTTGAACTACGTGTTAGCGTATCGGATGTTTTTACCCCGGCATCCGACAAAACTTTTGATATCAACCAGCTTGGTTTATCCAGTAGCGTGAAAGTAGCTTCAGGCAGTTCATCCATTGCACCAACATTCACGGGTTCAAAAAATGTTACCCCCCCAACGCTTGATTTGTATTCTAACAATGGCATCAGGGTAGATCGTTTTACGCTGCCTGCTCGCCAAATATCGTCTATACCTACCCCACAGTTGCAGCTTACCGCAGGTTTACCTGGCAATACGGATGTTACAATCAGAGCTATACCTAAAACCAAAATATCTGATGATATAGGTTCGATAGGCATGTTTGGCTTTGGGCTAAAACATGATATTATGTCGGATATTATTGGCAATACTGCCGCACAGATAGTGCCTTTCAATTTGGCAGTACTAGCTGGATATACCCATTTTAGTTATGAAGACCCGTTGAGTGTACAACCCAGCACCGGTAAAGCACCCGATGCCAGCAGCACTGGCAAAACTGACTTTAGCACCCAGCGCATACAAGGGCACCTGAACGGCTTTAATGCACAAGTGATTATTTCCAAAAAGCTAATGTTCTTTACTCCTTTTGCAGCAGTAGGTTACAGTACAGCTAAAACTAACGTGGGTTTGTTAGGCAATTACCCGGTAACTAGCGGCCTTACTACTTACACCGTTTATACTGATCCAATTCGCATTAAGCAAAATAGTATTAATACTGTGAAATTAGATGCCGGTTTTCAGTTAGATTTGTCGGTATTTAAATTTTATGCGTCAGGCAGTTTGGGAGAATATAAATCTGTTAACGCAGGTATTGGCTTAGGTTTTTAA
- a CDS encoding ABC transporter permease — translation MNFSSFVASRITFKTKRTFSKLIVRIAIVGIMLGLGVMILSVAVLKGFKQEILTKVRGFAGDIQVTKFDNNFSYENSPFMVDSNLVRKVHRIPLLSHIMPFATKPGVIKANDEIEGVVLKGVDKTYDWTAFKPTLVAGQVINFADSAAAQESVMISSYTAARLKLKVGDNFLMFFVQERLRKRKFKIVGIYDAGLEDVNKTFVIGNLGVIQRLNNWTNREAGGYEVQITDFSRLGEAADTLSNLLPVYLKAYTVDENYQSIFEWLQLLDGNTRVMLVLMLIVAVINMISALLIMILERTAMIGMFKALGATNWAIQRVFLYNATYLIGLGLLLGNVFGLGLSWLQQQTHFFKLDKASYYMNFVPIQINSSDIILLNAGTLIICLLVLLLPSMLVSKITPVKAIRFK, via the coding sequence TTGAATTTCTCTTCGTTTGTTGCATCACGTATTACTTTTAAAACCAAGCGTACTTTCTCAAAATTGATTGTACGTATTGCTATTGTGGGCATTATGCTGGGCTTAGGCGTCATGATCTTGTCAGTAGCGGTGTTGAAAGGATTTAAGCAAGAAATACTAACTAAGGTGCGCGGCTTTGCCGGCGATATTCAAGTAACTAAATTCGATAATAACTTCTCATATGAAAATTCACCATTCATGGTGGATAGCAACTTGGTGCGAAAAGTACATCGCATACCTTTGCTGTCGCATATTATGCCTTTTGCCACTAAGCCAGGCGTAATAAAAGCCAACGATGAAATTGAAGGTGTTGTACTGAAAGGGGTAGATAAAACCTACGACTGGACGGCCTTCAAACCTACGCTGGTAGCCGGGCAGGTCATCAACTTTGCTGATTCTGCCGCTGCTCAGGAATCAGTTATGATTTCGAGTTATACCGCCGCACGATTAAAGTTGAAGGTGGGCGATAATTTCTTAATGTTCTTTGTGCAGGAAAGGTTACGCAAACGTAAGTTTAAGATTGTAGGTATTTATGATGCTGGGCTGGAAGATGTAAACAAAACGTTTGTTATCGGCAATTTAGGGGTAATACAGCGCCTCAACAACTGGACTAATCGGGAAGCTGGAGGATATGAAGTGCAAATTACAGATTTCAGTAGGCTGGGTGAAGCTGCTGATACTTTAAGTAACCTGCTGCCGGTTTACCTGAAAGCCTACACAGTAGATGAAAACTACCAATCCATATTTGAATGGTTGCAATTGCTGGATGGTAATACCCGTGTTATGCTGGTATTAATGCTGATTGTAGCCGTTATTAACATGATATCGGCCTTGCTGATTATGATACTGGAACGCACGGCCATGATTGGTATGTTTAAAGCTTTAGGCGCTACTAACTGGGCCATTCAGCGGGTGTTTTTGTACAACGCTACTTACCTGATTGGCTTAGGCTTGCTACTGGGCAATGTATTTGGCTTAGGCTTAAGTTGGCTGCAGCAGCAAACCCATTTCTTTAAACTTGACAAAGCATCATACTACATGAACTTTGTGCCGATACAAATTAATAGCAGCGATATCATACTACTTAATGCTGGTACGCTGATTATCTGTTTGCTGGTACTACTGCTACCCTCTATGCTGGTTAGTAAAATAACTCCGGTAAAAGCTATCCGCTTTAAATAA
- a CDS encoding DUF3050 domain-containing protein gives MAFQDLRIERLKTQIEPLRQQLIQHSLYRHIATLDDLHTFMEHHAFAVWDFMSLLKALQQTLTCVHVPWMPVGNATTRYLINEIVTGEESDVDEQGNRTSHFELYLQAMQQAGGKANAIDALFNELRNGKTIDEALLIASIPIAARNFVQHTFDVIDTRKSYLQAAVFTFGREDLIPDMFISMVKEISRQFPGKVDLLLYYLERHIEVDGDHHSQLAYQMTAELCGDDETKWSEATEAVEAALKSRIALWDGILEAITLRETV, from the coding sequence ATGGCATTTCAGGATTTGCGCATTGAACGTTTAAAAACACAAATTGAACCTTTACGGCAACAGTTAATTCAGCATTCATTATATCGGCATATCGCCACGCTGGATGATTTACACACGTTTATGGAGCACCACGCTTTTGCTGTATGGGACTTCATGTCGTTGCTGAAGGCGCTGCAACAAACTCTTACCTGTGTACATGTGCCTTGGATGCCTGTAGGTAATGCCACCACGCGTTACTTAATTAATGAGATTGTGACTGGTGAAGAAAGTGATGTTGATGAACAAGGTAATCGTACCAGCCATTTTGAATTGTACCTGCAAGCTATGCAGCAGGCCGGCGGAAAAGCGAATGCTATTGATGCCTTGTTCAATGAACTGCGTAACGGCAAAACTATTGATGAAGCTTTGCTAATAGCATCTATACCTATCGCAGCCCGCAACTTTGTGCAGCACACTTTTGATGTAATTGATACTCGTAAATCTTACCTACAGGCTGCTGTATTTACCTTTGGGCGTGAAGATTTAATCCCAGACATGTTCATCAGCATGGTAAAAGAAATAAGCCGACAGTTTCCGGGCAAGGTAGATTTATTACTGTATTATTTAGAACGCCATATTGAAGTTGATGGCGATCACCACTCGCAACTGGCTTACCAAATGACAGCGGAGTTATGCGGTGATGACGAAACTAAATGGAGTGAGGCTACCGAGGCTGTTGAAGCTGCTTTAAAATCCCGTATTGCTTTGTGGGATGGCATTCTGGAAGCTATCACACTTCGAGAAACCGTATAA
- a CDS encoding exo-beta-N-acetylmuramidase NamZ family protein, whose amino-acid sequence MKFIVHFAFTLMLGLAAITSTGQVTGQSGTHKKTAQIITGADQPNAYLSYLHNKNVGMVVNPTSIIGNRKMPLVDSLVKLSIHITKIFGPEHGFRGDASNGNTVNNSVDSKTGIPVISLYGSKYKPSVSDLKGIDVLVFDIQDVGTRFYTYISTLHYVMEACAENNLELVILDRPNPNGYCVDGPILDTAYRSFVGMHPIPIMHGLTIAEYAQMINGEGWLKNHVQCRLKIIKLANYNHQLSYTLPVNPSPNLNTAQSILLYPSICLFEGTTLSLGRGTLFPFQVVGHPALKGQYNFSFTPVSMPGMSENPPQKNQICYGIDLRNYNVNQLKQSGQLNLSWLLSLYHNFPDKLHFFNDYFTRLTGSKKLREQIEAGLNEQAIRQSWEPGLSRFKQLRKKYLIYP is encoded by the coding sequence ATGAAATTTATCGTTCATTTCGCTTTCACTTTAATGTTAGGCCTTGCCGCTATCACGAGTACTGGTCAGGTAACCGGCCAATCAGGTACTCACAAAAAAACGGCTCAGATTATTACTGGTGCCGACCAGCCGAACGCATACCTTAGCTACTTGCATAACAAGAATGTAGGTATGGTAGTTAACCCTACTTCTATTATCGGTAATCGCAAAATGCCATTGGTAGATAGCTTAGTTAAGCTGAGTATTCACATTACCAAAATTTTCGGTCCCGAGCATGGGTTTCGGGGTGATGCCAGTAATGGTAATACGGTAAATAACAGTGTGGATAGTAAAACCGGAATTCCGGTTATATCCTTGTATGGCAGTAAATACAAGCCATCTGTAAGCGACTTAAAAGGTATAGATGTGCTGGTGTTTGATATACAGGATGTAGGTACCCGCTTTTATACTTACATTTCTACTCTGCATTATGTGATGGAAGCTTGTGCGGAAAACAATTTGGAGCTGGTGATACTAGACCGTCCAAACCCTAATGGCTACTGTGTGGATGGTCCGATATTAGATACGGCTTATCGTTCGTTTGTAGGCATGCATCCCATCCCCATTATGCACGGCCTTACCATAGCCGAATATGCTCAAATGATTAATGGTGAAGGCTGGTTGAAAAACCACGTACAATGCAGGCTTAAAATTATCAAACTCGCCAACTACAATCACCAGTTGTCTTACACGCTGCCAGTTAACCCATCTCCTAACCTGAACACGGCACAATCTATCCTGCTATATCCTAGTATATGTTTGTTTGAAGGTACTACATTAAGCTTGGGTCGGGGTACGTTGTTTCCTTTTCAGGTAGTTGGCCATCCGGCGTTAAAAGGGCAGTATAATTTTTCATTTACACCGGTAAGTATGCCTGGCATGAGCGAAAACCCACCGCAAAAAAACCAAATTTGCTATGGGATTGATTTACGTAATTACAATGTAAATCAGCTTAAACAAAGTGGGCAACTTAACTTAAGCTGGTTATTGAGCTTGTACCATAACTTTCCAGATAAATTACACTTTTTTAACGATTACTTTACCAGGTTAACTGGAAGCAAAAAGTTGCGTGAACAAATTGAAGCCGGACTTAATGAACAGGCTATTCGCCAAAGTTGGGAACCCGGTTTAAGCCGTTTTAAACAACTGCGTAAAAAATACCTGATATACCCTTAA
- the lat gene encoding L-lysine 6-transaminase: MLSSIISPQDVHSVLQKHLIADGFDLTFDMEKSQGVHIYDSKNNRTLLDFFTCFASVPLGYNHPALLNDEEFKKDLMLAALTNPSNSDIYTTQYARFVDTFSHLGMPDYLPHAFFVAGGGPAIENALKTAMDWKVQKNFKKGYTYEKGFQVLHFEKAFHGRLGYTLSLTNTLPVKTKWYAKFDWPRVSHPTIQFPLTEANLEDLEQREAQSIAQVKQAFADHKDDICAIIIEPVQAEGGDNHVRPEFMEQLRILTDENEAMLIYDEIQTGVGLSGKFWCYEHFGPKAQPDILVFGKKMQVCGMLANKRVDENEENVFNVSSRINSTWGGSLVDMVRVTKILEVISQDQLVEQAAKTGKYLQEQLSLLANEFSIISNIRGKGLLTAFDFPDQATRDSFIQQGINHHAMFLGCARQTIRFRPALIIQKEDIDMGLDIMRRILHTL, from the coding sequence ATGCTGTCTTCTATAATTTCTCCGCAAGACGTTCATTCCGTCTTGCAGAAGCATTTAATTGCGGATGGATTCGATTTGACCTTTGATATGGAGAAAAGTCAGGGCGTACATATTTATGATTCTAAAAACAACCGTACGCTACTTGATTTTTTTACCTGCTTTGCTTCCGTACCACTAGGCTACAATCATCCAGCCTTATTAAATGATGAGGAATTTAAGAAAGATTTGATGTTGGCAGCGCTTACCAACCCTTCCAACTCCGATATTTATACCACACAATACGCTCGTTTTGTAGATACTTTTAGCCACTTAGGTATGCCCGACTACCTGCCGCATGCTTTTTTTGTAGCCGGTGGTGGGCCTGCTATAGAAAATGCGTTAAAAACAGCGATGGATTGGAAAGTACAGAAGAACTTCAAAAAAGGCTACACTTACGAGAAAGGCTTTCAAGTACTACATTTTGAAAAAGCATTTCATGGTCGTTTGGGTTACACCCTTAGCTTAACCAACACCTTACCGGTAAAAACTAAATGGTACGCTAAATTTGATTGGCCACGGGTTTCACATCCTACTATTCAGTTCCCGCTTACGGAGGCTAATCTGGAAGATTTAGAGCAAAGGGAGGCTCAATCGATAGCTCAAGTCAAACAGGCTTTTGCCGACCATAAAGATGACATTTGTGCTATCATTATTGAACCAGTACAAGCTGAAGGCGGCGACAATCATGTGCGGCCCGAGTTTATGGAGCAACTGCGCATACTAACCGACGAAAATGAGGCTATGTTGATTTATGATGAAATACAAACCGGCGTAGGCCTGAGCGGCAAGTTTTGGTGTTACGAACATTTTGGCCCAAAGGCCCAACCTGATATATTGGTATTTGGAAAAAAAATGCAGGTATGCGGTATGCTGGCCAACAAGCGTGTAGATGAGAATGAAGAAAACGTGTTTAACGTATCATCTCGAATTAACTCCACTTGGGGTGGCAGCTTGGTTGATATGGTACGGGTAACCAAAATACTCGAAGTTATTTCGCAAGATCAATTAGTTGAGCAGGCTGCTAAAACCGGCAAGTATTTACAAGAGCAGCTCTCCTTATTAGCCAACGAGTTCTCAATAATAAGTAACATACGAGGTAAAGGCTTACTTACTGCCTTTGATTTTCCTGATCAAGCCACACGCGATTCATTTATTCAGCAAGGAATCAATCATCATGCTATGTTTCTGGGTTGTGCCCGGCAAACTATCAGGTTCAGGCCAGCTCTCATTATTCAAAAAGAAGATATTGATATGGGCTTAGATATTATGCGCCGTATTCTTCATACGTTATAA